The DNA sequence AGCGGTGAGGACGACCCGATCATCCCCGCCTTCAACACCCCCCGGAACAAGTTCAATGTGAGCATCGTCGGACACGATATGAAGGTGCCCTTCAGCGGCAAGCCCAACCTGGGCTGGGGCGTGACGCACCGCTACATCGAGGGTTTCGTCTTCGAGGGCTCGCCACAGTTCACCGGGCGCATTCCCAGCTACGACATGGTGGACGCGCAGGTGAACGTGAAGTTCCCCGAGCGGCACCTGATGGTGAAGGTGGGCTGCAGCAACCTCTTCGGCCTGGTGCCCTTGTTCGACCGCCGTGTGCCGGATGGTGAGCGCTTGGAACGGGCCTGGAACAACAACGTGTTGATGGTCTATGGCGGACCCTACATCGGCCGCCTGGGTTACGTCCAGGTCATCTACGAATTAGACAAGCGAGCACGCTGATTACCTTTATCGGCACAAACCCATTTCGATCATGAAACGAACCCTACGCGCCCTTCTGGGTATCGCCCTTGTGGCCGTGGCGGCCAACGCCCCCGCCCAGCGATACCTCACCGAGGTGTTCACCAATGCCCAGATCACGGTGACACCGGACATCCCCTATGGGGTGAACATCGATTTCCTCACTTCCACGCTGACCGATCAGCAGCAGGTGCTGGCCAACGCCATTGAACTGCAGGGCCTGGTGACCCAGGGCCAGCCCATACCCCCGGCCTACTTCGACCCCACCAACCCCAGTACGGCCCTGAAGGTGACCACGGTCCGCTTCGACCTCTACCAGCCGGACCAGAGCATCGACACCGAAACGAAACGCCCATTGGTGGTCTACCTGCACACGGGCAACGCGCTGCCGCCGCCCTTCAACGGCAGCCCCAATGGCCGCCGTACGGACAGCACCGCCGTGGAGGTCTGCAAGCGCATGGCCCGCCGCGGCTACGTGGCCGCCAGCGTGAGCTACCGCCTGGGCTGGAACCCGCTGGCCCCCACCGAGGAGGAGCGCCGCGCGCAATTGCTGAACGCCATCTACCGTGCGCTGCATGACACGCGCCACTTCATCCGCACCATGAAGGAGAGCGCCGAGGCTGGTGGCGAGAACCAATACAACATCTGCGGAGACCGGATCATCGTGCTCGGGGAAGGTACCGGCGGCTATATCGCTTTGGCCCATGCCACGCTGGACAAGCCCGCCGAACTGTTCATTGAAAAGTTCCGCCCCAATCCTTTCGATCCCACGGTGAGCTATGTGGATACGAACCTCGTGGGCAACCTGTCCGGATTCGGCGGCCTGCTCAACCTGTACCGGCCCAACGGCTACGACCACAAGTCGCATTTCACCGCCAACATGGGCGGGGCACTGGCCGACACCAGCTGGCTGGAACCAGGTGACGGTCCCATGGTATGCTTCCACACCGTGTTCGATCCCTTCGCGCCATTTACTGAAGGCATCGTGATCGTGCCCACCACCGGTGGCCCCGTGGTGGATGTGCAGGGTCCGAACCTGTTCCTGCAACTGGCGAACCAGTACAACAGCAACATGAGCTTCTCGGAGTTCCCCAGCGCCGACCCATACACGATCGCGGCCCGCAGCCGCTATGGCAACACCTACGACGGCGTGACGGTGAACACCGGTGTGGAGGGACTCAACGCGTTCCTGCGACCGCGCTGGCCCGCACCTGCCGGCGATGAGGCCAGCCCCTGGCAATTCTGGGACCCCAACCATCCGCTGGCGCTCGCCGAAGTTGCGCCCGGGATCACCGCCCACATGGCCTCGATGGCGAGCAACCCGGACATGAGCCCACAGAAGGCCCGCGCCTACATCGACACCGTCATGGGCTACCTGAATCCGCGCATCTATGCCGCCCTGAGTTTCGACGCGCCCTGCCTGTGGGTGGGCCAGGAGGAGGAGACCGCGCAGGCCCATGAGGTGAGCGTGTTCCCGAACCCGGCCAATGACCGCGTGTTCATGGTAAGCAAGCATGCCGGCATCCGCGCCTATGAGGTGTTCGATGTGAACGGCCGCCTGCAGCGCACCGCCACTGTGAACAGCGACCGCGTGGTGATGGAGCGCCAGGGCTTGCAGCCCGGCGTGTACATCATCAAGCTGCATTTCGCTGATGGTGAACTCGTGCGCCGGGTGGTGCTCGAGTGACCCACGACCGTCCTGACCTTCTCGAAAGGGCCGCCGCTTGGCGGCCCTTTCCTTGTTACATCCGGTCAGGTACGGCCCTATCTTCGATGGACCACATGCGGCGCCTGGTCCTCTTCTCCGCCAACCTCTGCATGGCGATGACCGCCACGGGTCAACGCTATCTCCAGGAGGTCTTCACCGATGCGCAGATCGGCATCACCACGGATCTCGTCTTCGGGATCAATACGAACTGGCTGAACTCCCCCTGGACCTGCCCGGGCTTCGCCACCGAAATGGCCTTGTTGCAGCAGCTCACGGATGAGGCCGTGGCCTATCCGGAAGCCTGGTTCGACGAGGCCGATCCCAGCACCTGCGTCAAACTGTCGGCCTTGCACATGGACGTTTATGCCCCGCTGCCCGCGGATGACCCCTGCACGGACCGGCCTGTGGTGCTGGTGCTGCACGATGGATCCTGGCTGCCCGTGCCCAATACCTGGCAGCCTTATGGCATGCGTACGGACAGCAGCGTGGTGGAATGGTGCCGCCGGCTGGCCAGGCGCGGCTATGTGGCGGCTGCTATCGACACGCGACCGGGCTGGAACCCGCTCGCCTGGACCCTGGACGATCTCCGCTGGTCGTACTACAACGCGCTGTACCGCACCATGCAGGATACCAGGCAGGCCATGCGTTGGCTCACCAACAGCGCCGGTGAGGACGACCCGCACGGTATCGACCCCGACCGCATGGCCGTGATGGGCGTAGGCTTCGGTGGGCGCACCGCGATCGCGACCGGCTATTGGGACCGCACGGAGGAATTGCACAGCGGACAGTTGCTCATGGACCCGAATGATGCCAACAGCAGTTACATCGACACCTTGCTCGCCGGCGGACCGCAAGGCGAGGGAGGCCTCCTCAACCTCTACCGGCCGACTGGCCAGACGACCTCGGTGCGCGTGGTGGTGGGTCTTGGCGCCAACCTGCCCGACACCTTGTGGATCGAACCTGGCGATGCTCCATTGGTGGCCTTCCATGGCGTCGCGGACCCCTTCGTTCCCTTCGACCATGCCCCCATCATCGCGCCTGGCCTGGCCGCCTACATGATGCACTCCCATGGTTCCGAAGCGTTGGTGAGGCGCAGCAACGCCGTGGGCAACAACGCGGCTTTCCCAAGTATGCCCGGCGACCCCTTCACCGACCGCGCACGAGCCCTGTATAGCACCACCGTATGGGATGAGGTGATCTCTCCACCCGAGCAGGCGGAAGGTCTATTCCCCGTGGTGCGTCCTCTTGTCCCCGGCTTCAACCACGAAGCACATCCCTGGCATTGGTGGGACCCTCAGCATCCCAACGCGCAGGTGGAGATCGTACCGGGCGTGACGACCCATGACGCGGCGCTTCTGTACAACCCCGACATGGGTCCTGCCAAAGGCAGGCATTACGCCGACACCATCTTCGGCTACCTCACGCCCCGGCTTTTCCTGGCCATGGACCTTGGGGAAGCATGTGGCTTCGTGGGTGTGGACGAACCGACCGATGTGGACCTGCTGCGTGTTTTCCCCATTCCCGCCAGCGATGCCTGGCACATCGATGCGAAGGACCATCGCATCCTGCGTGTGGAGTTGCTGGACGCCACAGGCCGCATGCTGCGCGACATCAGCATCAACGCAGGCCGGGCCACCTTCCAACGTGGCACACTACCGGCCGGCACCTGCCTGTTGCGCGTGCATCTCGCGGATGCCGTGGTGGTTTGCAAATTGGTGCTCGAATAGGGGGGCGTGCCCGCTTCCTTTGTGGCCATGGAGCGCATCACCGAGCAAACCTCGCGGCACGACGATCTGGAGCGCATGTCCACCGGCGACCTGCTGCGCGCCATCAACAGCGAGGACCGCACCGTGGCCGATGCCGTGGCGCAGGCCATCCCAGCGATCGAGGCTTTCGTGGACGCCCTGCACGAGCGTATGGCGCGTGGCGGCAGGTTGTTCTACCTCGGCGCGGGCACCAGCGGCCGCCTCGGCATCGTGGACGCCAGCGAATGCCCGCCCACCTTCGGCGTGCCGCATGGCCTGGTCATCGGTCTGATCGCCGGTGGTGATGGTGCCATCCGCCGTGCGGTGGAATTCGCCGAGGACGACCCGCAACAGGGCTGGAAGGACCTGCAGGAACACCACATCGGTGGGGACGACACCGTGGTGGGCATCGCCGCCAGCGGTACCACGCCCTATGTGATCGGCGCGCTGGAGTCCAGCAGCGACAAAGGCATCCTCACCGGCGGCATCACCTGCAACCCCGGCAGCCCGGTGGCCGTCATCGCGAAGCATCCCATGGTCGTGGCCGTGGGTCCGGAGTTCGTGACCGGCAGCACACGCATGAAGAGCGGCACCGCGCAGAAACTCGTGCTGAACATGATCAGCACCAGCGTGATGATCAAACTCGGGCGTGTGAAGGGCAACCGCATGGTGGACATGCAACTGAGCAACAACAAGCTCATTGACCGCGGAACCCGGATGGTGATGGAGGGGCTTGGCGTGACCTATGAGGTGGCCAACGAACTGCTGCGCCACTACGGCAGCGTGCGCCGGGCTATCGAGGCCGGGCATCGGCTCTGATGGTGGCCTCACGCGCGATCTTCGCATCGGCACAACGGTCATGCACGACATCGAGCCCTTCTGGAACTGGCGGCACCGCTACATGGCCGAGGAGGATGAGCGCTCGCCCTTCTTCGGTCGGGAGCACAGCGAGTTGTTCTACACCCACGCGGTGTACGACCACGCCATCCACCCGCAGTGGGATGAGATCGGGAGCGAAACGCTGTACGTGAAACTGCTCTTCGCCGACTACGACGAGGGCTATGCCATCCTGGAATTCATCGGTGAATGGAACGACCTGCTGGGCAACGACATCATGTTCCTGAAACGCGACCACATCGAACCGATGATGGCGGAGGGGATCGGCAAATTCATCCTCATCGGCGAGAACGTGCTGAACTTCCACAGCAGTGACGAGGAGTACTACAGCGAGTGGTTCGACGAGGCCTCCGACCGCGACGGCTGGATCGCCCTGCTGAACTTCCGGCCACACGTGCTTGCCGATCTGCAGCAGGCCAACATCGACCAGTACTTCCTGCTGGGCGGTCAGTTGAACGCGCTTCGGTGGCGTACGCAGGAGCCGGAGGATCTCTACCGGCGTGTGGAAAGCCTCGTGGTACGCAGACTCGGCGCGTGATCAACGCCCCCGCAACATCGCCCACACCAGGCGATCGATCGGCAGGGTGACGGCTTCCTCCGCCGGGGTGCCGACGGCCATCCAGCGGAACACTTCCCGATCGCCCGGTCCGGTGATGCCGGAGAACGGCTCGGCCACCACGGCGATGGACCTGGGATCCTCCACACGGAAAGTGAAGTACACGCTCACCACCTGCATGGGCGTGCTGTGGAAGGCGCTTTGCTGGAAGAAGTCGGTGGTGTAGAAATGCAGCACCTCCAATGCCTCGACACCGATCTCTTCGCGGATCTCCCGTATCACACAATCCCTCAATCCCTCCCCATGCTCCAACCCGCCACCGGGGAATTTCGTGATGCGACGGCCCTTGATCAGTTCATCGGCGACCAGCACCTTCCCTTCATGGATCAACAGGCCGTATGCGCGGAGTGTCAGCAAAGGTGGAGGGTTGGGAAGTCGAGGTGTTGGATGCTGGCGCTCTAAGGAAAGGGTTTCGTGGCGCGGAGCATCTCGCGTTTCCCCGGCGGGCCGGGCAGCCTTTCCACGGCGAAACCCGCCGCCTGCATCGTGCGGCGCACTTCACCCTTGGCGCAATAGGTCACCAGGACGCCGGACGGGCGAAGACAGGCCCACATCCGCCGGAAGACATCGAGGGTCCACATGTGCGGCGCGCTGTTCGGCGCGAAGGCATCGAAGTAGACCACATCGAAAGCTTCCCGCGCTTCGAGATCCTGCACAGCCGTGGACGATCGTGTGAACTCCAGACCTCCTTCCGCTTCTTGTCCCACGCCCAGCGGTCCGGTCATCATGCGGATGAGATCATCGTGCAGGCCAGGCCAACCAAGGTCCTGCGCATGGGCGAGCCGGTGCAGGACGGCCTCCTCCAAAGGGTATGGCTCCAGCGCGGTGTAACGAACCACGCATTTGCCTTCCAAGCAGCGGATCCAGGTGAGCAGCAGGTTCAATCCCGTTCCCAAGCCCACTTCCAGCACGTCCACCCGGTGTTCGCCCGCGTGCTCCAGACCCGCCCGGATGAAGACGTGCGTGCTTTCCGTGACGGCCCCATGCAGGCTGTGGTAGTGTTCACCCACCTGCGCGTGGCGCAGCGTGAAGGACCCATCGGCGGTGCGGTGCGGAAGAAGATGGTCGGACGGCATGCGCTTCGTGGGCACGAAGCTATCGTGCCTCAGCGCGCCGGTGTGGCGGTGTCCTCGTGCTCCGTGGCGAAGGACACGCGGTAGATGTCGTCCTCGCCCAGGCCTCCGGCACGCACGGAACTGAACCAGCCCGTAGTGCCATCCGCGGAGAGCACAAAGAAGAGGTCGTCGTCCGGCGAGTTGATCGGCCAGCCCAGGTTCTCGGCCTTCGTCCAGCGGCCATCCACCAGGGTGCTGCGGAAAATGTCGTAGCCGCCCATACTGTCATGGCCCTTGCTGCTGAAGTAGATGGTGCCGCCGTCGGGGGTGACGAATACGCCATCCTCGTCGTACATGCTGTTCACATCGGGGCCCAGGTTCTCGGCCATGCCCCAGTCGCTGGTGGTCTCGTCCCAGCGGCTGCGGTAGATGTCCTGCCCGCCCACGTTGTCGTCCGGCCTGTCGCTCACGAAGTAGATCCACTGCCTGTCGGTGGTGATCCACGCGCTGCTCTCGTGATGCTTGGTGTTGATGTGAAGGCCCAGCGCCAGGGGCGCCTGCCAGGCATTCCCGTCCCAGAGACTCTGAAGGATGTCGCCATGGCCCTTGTCGTCGCGGTAGATGAGGAGCGTTCGGCCTTCCACGTCGATGCCCACGCTGGCGTCGTTCCCGGGACCGTTGATCGGCGGAGCCAGGGCGAACGCATCACTCCACCTGCCATCCACCAGTCTGCTGATGTGGATGTCCTCGTAATACTCACGTGTGGCCTTGTTCACTTTGGCGGTGGGGCCGGGGCGGCGCGAAGTGAAGAGGATCGTGGCACCATCAGCGTGCGGGAGCACACCGTAGTCGGCCTGCATGGAATTGATGGCCTCACCGAGATTCTCGATCATCACCTGTGCGGAACGCCCCGCGAAGCGCTGGCCGTTGCGGCATTCGGCGATGCGCTTGTTGGCCAGGCCATAAAGGGGATCGTCTCCAGGTTGCGGATTGTAGGCCAGCCGGTGTTTCTCATAGGCGGCCACCGCCTCTTCCCAACGGGCATTGAGCTGGTAGGCATAGCCGGTGAGGAAGTGGATGCGCTGCGGCTCGGCACCCAGTTCGCGGGCCTTCTCGAAATATGGGAGGGCCTGGTGGCGGTAGGGACCGTTCAACTGGCAGAGGCCCATCTTGAAATTGAGCTCGGCATGGTCGGGCGCCAGGACCAGCGCTTCGCCGTAGATCGTTTCGGCATGCACGAATTCGATCACCCCGCTCTGGGCGTACTTGTCGGCCTTGCGGATGAGATCCTGGACCCTTTTGGCGGTGGTCGCATCGGCCTGTGCCATGGCGCTGGTGGCGGCCATGGTGGCGAGCACCAGGACCGTCAGGGCCTTGAGGGAATGCTGCATGGCGATGGTCTTTTCGTTGAGGGGTATCCTGCTGAAGGTGCGGTTCATACGGCGACGGCCCCGCAGGGTTCCCTCTCCGGCCGCTTGGTAGCTTTGGCCCGCGCGGAACCAGAACGCACGCCTCTCCCATGGCCAAGAAAAGCGGCAAAACGATATTCAGCGGGGCCTCCATGGCCTTCCTGGAACGCTACCTGAACAACCCCTCGCCCACCGGCTTCGAGAGCGACGGTCAGAAGCTCTGGCTCGAATACGTGAGACCCTTCGTGGACGAGCACTTCGTGGACCCCTATGGCACCGTGGTGGGCGTGGTGAACCCCGAGGCGAAATGGAAGGTGGTGATCGAGGCGCACGCCGACGAGATCGGATGGTACGTGCATTACATCACCAAGGAAGGTTTCATCTACGTGCGCCGCAATGGCGGCAGCGACCACATCATCGCGCCCAGCAAACGTGTGAACATCCATACGGACAAAGGCGTGGTGAAGGCCGTGTTCGGCTGGCCAGCGATCCATGTGCGCAACGGCAAAACGGAGATCACCCCCACCACCGAGAACATCTTCCTGGATTGCGGCGCATCCAGCAAGGATGAAGTGGAGAAGCTCGGCATACACGTGGGCTGCCCCATCACCTACGAGGACGAGTTCATGGTGCTCAACGGCAAATGCTGGACGGGCCGCGCGTTGGACAACCGCATCGGCGGGTTCATGATCGCCGAGGTGGCACGCCTGCTGAAGGAGAACCGCGTGAAGCTGCCCTTCGGCCTGTATGTGACCAACAGCGTGCAGGAGGAGGTGGGCCTGCGTGGCGCGGAGATGATCGTGGAACGCATCAAACCCGACCTGGCCATCGTGACCGATGTGACGCACGACACGCAGACCCCGATGATGAGCAAGGTGCAGAGTGGTGACATAGCCTGCGGGCAGGGGCCCGTGGTGAGCTACGCGCCCGCGGTGCACAACAACGTGCTGCGCCACATCGTGCGCACCGCCGAAAAGGAGAAGATACCCTTCCAACGCCTGGCCGCAAGCCGCGCCACAGGCACCGACACCGATGCCTTCGCCTACGGCGCCGCCGGTGTGCCCAGTGCGCTCATCAGCCTGCCACTGCGCTACATGCACACCACTGTGGAAACGGTGCACCGCACGGATGTGGAACAGGTGGTACGGCTGATCTATGCCAGCCTGCGCGCCCTGCGCCCCGACCAGGACCTGCGCTATCTCAAATAGGCCCATGGCCATGCGCGCCGGACTGGACGACAACGCCCGTGAGGCCTTCCAGTTCCTGATGATCGGAGCGGGGCTGACGCTGCTGGGCCGCGCCGTCTATTGGGCCGCTTTCAGGTTCTGGCGCACCAGCACCGACCCGATCATCGCCGATGCCGCCGAGGCTTTCCAGGACGGCTACCTCGTGGGCGGTGAGGTGTTGGTCGCGGCCGGTTCGGGCATCGGCGGCCGGCTGGCCCTGGCCGGCGTGGCCGCCGTCGCCATCGCATCAATGACCGCCGCACTGGCCGGCGTGGTGGCGCGCCTCACAGGGGCGGCCGTGCCCTTGACACACGCGGTGCGGTGGGCGCGCATCGGCATCGTGCTCGCCGCGTTCTGGGGCCTGTATGCCGCCCTTTTCCTGCCCCCCCGCAGCAGCCATGTCCGACCTGATGGGCTGCTGGTCCGCGAGCGGCCGGCATTGCTTGGCACCCTTGCTCTGCCCTGGCCGGCGCAGGAAGAGTCCGTGGCATGGAACCACCTCGGCCAGGCGCACGCCCACGCGGTGACGGCACCGGCCGCAGGTTGTGGTAGCGAACTGCACGTCATGGTGGACCATGCGGGCGACCAGCGCACCATTGCGGCATTGTCACCGGGCGGACGCGATTGCGCCCAAGCCATGGCACAGGCCCGTTCGGACGCCGATCGGTTGATCGCCGCACTGGAAGCCTATCGCCGGACCTCCCTCCGTTGACCTTCGTACTTCCGCCCCGCTAACTTCCGCGTCTTCCCGGCCCCATGCGCATCCGCTTCATCAGAACGGCAGACACCTATCCGCTGCGGTTGAAAGTGCTGCGTCCCGGTGGAACCGAGGAGGATGTCCATTGGGCCAACGACCGGCTGGAGGGCTCCTTCCACCTGGCCGCCCAGATCGGTGAGCACCGCATCGCCGTGGCATCCTTCTATCCGGAAAAGCATCCCGCGCTCAGCGGTTGGAAACAGTTCCGGTTGCGCGGCATGGCCACCCACCCAGACTTCCAAGGGCAGGGCGCCGGCCGCAAACTGCTGCTCTTCGCCTTGGAACACCTGAAGGCCCAACATGCGGACCGCCTATGGTGCAACGCCCGTTTGGTGGCGGTTCCATTCTATGAGAAACTGGGGTTCATCATCGAAGGCGATCGCTTCGACATCCCGGGCATCGGGCCGCACTATTTGATGCATCGCGCGGTGTGAGGTGATCGCTTGGCGCTCCACGCCGAACACCGACCTTCACCGGCCATTGACCTGTGCACACATGGTTCAAAGGGACCGGACCTTTCTATGGGCCTTCGTGCTCGTAGGTCTGGGGCTGAAGCTCCTGTGGCTGGGCCGCGATGAGCTGGCCCACGACGAGCCCTTCACGGTGTACCAGGCTTTCCGCCCTTGGGCCGACTTCGTGGCCATGCTGGGTACGGAGAACAACCCGCCGCTCCACTTCCTGCTGATGCGGGCCTGGGCACCCTGGGTGCCGCTGGATGCGGGCTGGCTGCGTGTGCCATCCGCCCTGGCCAGCGCATTCACCGTTTGGCCGCTCTTCCTGCTCGCGCGGCGGCAAGCGGGCACGATCGCCGCCATCTCGGCCGCGGCCATCTTCACCCTGAACCAGCACCTCTATGGATACGCCCATGAAGTGCGCGCCTATGCCCTGTTCATGTTGCTCACCGTGGCCGCCTTCTGGCAGCTGGTGCGCATGGCGGATGGGAAGCCGGGTGCTCGGGGATGGTCCTTGGTGGTGAACGTGCTGCTCGTGTACACCCACTTCTTCGGCTGGCTGGTGGTGGGGCTGCAGGGCTTGTGCATGCTCCTCATCAAGGAACTCAGGCCACGCGCATCACCATGGGGCATCGCTTTGGCGGTGGTGGCCGCCTACCTGCCCTACGCGGGCATCACCCTGCGGCGGGCGGGCGACAGCATCGGCGGCACCTGGCTCGCCGCGCCTGCTGCCGAGGAGGTGTACAACATGGTGTGGCGGTGGAGCAACATGCCGGTGGTGGCCATCGGGCTGCTGTTGCTGATCGCCATGGCACTATGGCGCACAAAGGGCCGGGGAACCGGACTGGCGCTGGGCCTGGTGTGGGCCATGGTGCCGCTGCTGGGCATGTTCCTGCTTTCCTTCTGGCTTCCGGTGTATCTGGACCGCTACCTGGTCTTCGCCGCGCCGGGATTCGCCATCCTGGCAGGATGCGCGGTGGCCGCCATGCCCGGCCGGATGTCCCTCGTGGCCGCCACCGCCGTAGTGCTGGCCATGGCGGCGACCTTCGAACCTTGGAAGGGCCATGGCCGAAGGCCCAGCGCTGTGGTGGACATGGCCGAGGACTGGCGCGACAGCGGTCCTGTGCTGATCCAACCACCCTTTTTTGACCATACCTACGCCTGGCATCTGGACTCTACGCTGCTGCGCGATGCCCGGGACCTGCGCGCCGCACTCGGGGAGCGAGGCATCCATGCGGTGCACAACACGGACGATCTGCCGTTCGGCCCACAAGCGTGGGACACCCTGGTGCTGGTGGATGCCTGGGCCGCCTTGACCGACCCCGATGCCACGGTAAAGCGCGCCCTGCGGGCGAACTACGCGCAAGTGGACAGTGTGGAGGCCATGCACAAAGTGTGGGTGTACCGCTTCGCACGGCGGCCCTGACCCAACGGTCCGTCACAGCATTGTGCCGTTCATGGATCGTACCGTGGATCCGGGCCTGCGCGACTGACCTTTGCGGAAACCTTTCATTCCATGCCCATGAACTTCGGATCGAGCTTGGCAGGTCTGGCCATCACGGCCACAGTGATGATCTCGCTGAACAGCTGCGGTGACAGCGCCCAACCCATGGCGGAGGCCCCACCGCCACGTGTCGACATGAAGGACCTTTTCAAGAACCCTGAGAAGGCCAGCTTCCGCATCAGCCCGGATGGGAAGTACATCAGCTACCGGGCACCGTGGAAGAACCGCATGAACATCTTCGTGCAGGCCCGCGGCAGCAGTGATGCCGTGCAGGTGACGCGTGACACCATCCGCGATGTGGGCGGCTACTTCTGGAAGGGCGATCGCATCATCTACAGCCGCGACATCAATGGCGATGAGAACTTCATCGTGTTCAGCGCCGCCATCGATGGCGGCGATGTGAAGGCCCTGACCCCGCAACAGGGCGTGCGCGCCGGCACCCTGGACGTGCTGCACAACATCCCCGGCCACGAGCAGCACATCATCGTGCAGATGAACCAGCGCAACCCGCAGGTCTTCGATCCCTATCTGGTGAACGTGAACACCGGCGAGATCAAGCCGCTCTATGCCAATGTGGAGAACTACGAAGGCTGGCTCACGGACCACACCGGCACGATCCGCATCGCCTACAAGACCGATGGTACCGACCAAGTGATGTTCCACCGCGCCTCCGAGAAGGAGCCCTTCAAAGAGTTCATGCGCACCAGTTTCAAGGACAGCTTCCAGCCGCTGTTCTTCACCTTCGACAACAAGAACCTTTACGCCAGCAGC is a window from the Flavobacteriales bacterium genome containing:
- a CDS encoding T9SS type A sorting domain-containing protein; the protein is MKRTLRALLGIALVAVAANAPAQRYLTEVFTNAQITVTPDIPYGVNIDFLTSTLTDQQQVLANAIELQGLVTQGQPIPPAYFDPTNPSTALKVTTVRFDLYQPDQSIDTETKRPLVVYLHTGNALPPPFNGSPNGRRTDSTAVEVCKRMARRGYVAASVSYRLGWNPLAPTEEERRAQLLNAIYRALHDTRHFIRTMKESAEAGGENQYNICGDRIIVLGEGTGGYIALAHATLDKPAELFIEKFRPNPFDPTVSYVDTNLVGNLSGFGGLLNLYRPNGYDHKSHFTANMGGALADTSWLEPGDGPMVCFHTVFDPFAPFTEGIVIVPTTGGPVVDVQGPNLFLQLANQYNSNMSFSEFPSADPYTIAARSRYGNTYDGVTVNTGVEGLNAFLRPRWPAPAGDEASPWQFWDPNHPLALAEVAPGITAHMASMASNPDMSPQKARAYIDTVMGYLNPRIYAALSFDAPCLWVGQEEETAQAHEVSVFPNPANDRVFMVSKHAGIRAYEVFDVNGRLQRTATVNSDRVVMERQGLQPGVYIIKLHFADGELVRRVVLE
- the murQ gene encoding N-acetylmuramic acid 6-phosphate etherase; amino-acid sequence: MERITEQTSRHDDLERMSTGDLLRAINSEDRTVADAVAQAIPAIEAFVDALHERMARGGRLFYLGAGTSGRLGIVDASECPPTFGVPHGLVIGLIAGGDGAIRRAVEFAEDDPQQGWKDLQEHHIGGDDTVVGIAASGTTPYVIGALESSSDKGILTGGITCNPGSPVAVIAKHPMVVAVGPEFVTGSTRMKSGTAQKLVLNMISTSVMIKLGRVKGNRMVDMQLSNNKLIDRGTRMVMEGLGVTYEVANELLRHYGSVRRAIEAGHRL
- a CDS encoding NUDIX domain-containing protein, which codes for MLTLRAYGLLIHEGKVLVADELIKGRRITKFPGGGLEHGEGLRDCVIREIREEIGVEALEVLHFYTTDFFQQSAFHSTPMQVVSVYFTFRVEDPRSIAVVAEPFSGITGPGDREVFRWMAVGTPAEEAVTLPIDRLVWAMLRGR
- the mnmD gene encoding tRNA (5-methylaminomethyl-2-thiouridine)(34)-methyltransferase MnmD encodes the protein MPSDHLLPHRTADGSFTLRHAQVGEHYHSLHGAVTESTHVFIRAGLEHAGEHRVDVLEVGLGTGLNLLLTWIRCLEGKCVVRYTALEPYPLEEAVLHRLAHAQDLGWPGLHDDLIRMMTGPLGVGQEAEGGLEFTRSSTAVQDLEAREAFDVVYFDAFAPNSAPHMWTLDVFRRMWACLRPSGVLVTYCAKGEVRRTMQAAGFAVERLPGPPGKREMLRATKPFP
- a CDS encoding tetratricopeptide repeat protein; translated protein: MQHSLKALTVLVLATMAATSAMAQADATTAKRVQDLIRKADKYAQSGVIEFVHAETIYGEALVLAPDHAELNFKMGLCQLNGPYRHQALPYFEKARELGAEPQRIHFLTGYAYQLNARWEEAVAAYEKHRLAYNPQPGDDPLYGLANKRIAECRNGQRFAGRSAQVMIENLGEAINSMQADYGVLPHADGATILFTSRRPGPTAKVNKATREYYEDIHISRLVDGRWSDAFALAPPINGPGNDASVGIDVEGRTLLIYRDDKGHGDILQSLWDGNAWQAPLALGLHINTKHHESSAWITTDRQWIYFVSDRPDDNVGGQDIYRSRWDETTSDWGMAENLGPDVNSMYDEDGVFVTPDGGTIYFSSKGHDSMGGYDIFRSTLVDGRWTKAENLGWPINSPDDDLFFVLSADGTTGWFSSVRAGGLGEDDIYRVSFATEHEDTATPAR
- a CDS encoding M42 family metallopeptidase, which translates into the protein MAKKSGKTIFSGASMAFLERYLNNPSPTGFESDGQKLWLEYVRPFVDEHFVDPYGTVVGVVNPEAKWKVVIEAHADEIGWYVHYITKEGFIYVRRNGGSDHIIAPSKRVNIHTDKGVVKAVFGWPAIHVRNGKTEITPTTENIFLDCGASSKDEVEKLGIHVGCPITYEDEFMVLNGKCWTGRALDNRIGGFMIAEVARLLKENRVKLPFGLYVTNSVQEEVGLRGAEMIVERIKPDLAIVTDVTHDTQTPMMSKVQSGDIACGQGPVVSYAPAVHNNVLRHIVRTAEKEKIPFQRLAASRATGTDTDAFAYGAAGVPSALISLPLRYMHTTVETVHRTDVEQVVRLIYASLRALRPDQDLRYLK
- a CDS encoding GNAT family N-acetyltransferase, whose translation is MRIRFIRTADTYPLRLKVLRPGGTEEDVHWANDRLEGSFHLAAQIGEHRIAVASFYPEKHPALSGWKQFRLRGMATHPDFQGQGAGRKLLLFALEHLKAQHADRLWCNARLVAVPFYEKLGFIIEGDRFDIPGIGPHYLMHRAV
- a CDS encoding glycosyltransferase family 39 protein — protein: MVQRDRTFLWAFVLVGLGLKLLWLGRDELAHDEPFTVYQAFRPWADFVAMLGTENNPPLHFLLMRAWAPWVPLDAGWLRVPSALASAFTVWPLFLLARRQAGTIAAISAAAIFTLNQHLYGYAHEVRAYALFMLLTVAAFWQLVRMADGKPGARGWSLVVNVLLVYTHFFGWLVVGLQGLCMLLIKELRPRASPWGIALAVVAAYLPYAGITLRRAGDSIGGTWLAAPAAEEVYNMVWRWSNMPVVAIGLLLLIAMALWRTKGRGTGLALGLVWAMVPLLGMFLLSFWLPVYLDRYLVFAAPGFAILAGCAVAAMPGRMSLVAATAVVLAMAATFEPWKGHGRRPSAVVDMAEDWRDSGPVLIQPPFFDHTYAWHLDSTLLRDARDLRAALGERGIHAVHNTDDLPFGPQAWDTLVLVDAWAALTDPDATVKRALRANYAQVDSVEAMHKVWVYRFARRP